The window GAACAAGAGTTTCAATGCGCTCGACCAGGCGCCTGCCGACGGTTACACGACCGATACGGACGACATAGTCATCCGGCGGTAAAACGCCCGTATACCATGAAAAAAGCTGCATTCCCAAACGGAGAATGCAGCTTTTTGTTTTCGGGACGAAGGATCAGTACTGCTCCTTCTCGTTGGGGAAATCGCACTCCTTCACGTCGCGGACATACCGTTCCACGGCGTCGGTCATCACGCTGTGCAGATCGGCGTAACGGCGCAGGAACCGGGGCGAAAAACCCTTGTTGATGCCCAGCATGTCGTGGATCACGAGCACCTGCCCGTCGCACCCTCCGCCGGCGCCGATGCCGATCGTCGGAGCCGAAATCTCCTTCGTCACCCGGTCGGCCAATGCCGCGGGAATCTTTTCCAGCACGATGCCGAAGCACCCCGCGTCGCTCAGCAGACGGGCGTCGCGCACCAGTTTCTCGGCCTCGGCCTCCTCCTTGGCGCGGACCGCATAGGTGCCGAACTTGTGGATCGACTGGGGTGTCAGACCGAGGTGTCCCATGACGGGAATACCGGCCGAAAGGATGCGCTGAACCGATTCGAGAATCTCCTCGCCGCCCTCGATCTTGATGGCGTCGGCCTCGGTCTCCTTCATAATGCGGATGGCCGAATCGAGCGCCACCTTCGAATTGCCCTGATAAGAGCCGAACGGCAGATCGACGACGACCAGCGCACGACTGACGGCGCGCACGACCGAACGTGCGTGGTAGATCATCATATCGAGAGTGATGGGGAGCGTGGTTTCGTAACCGGCCATGACGTTGGCCGCCGAGTCGCCCACGAGAATCACATCAACGCCCGCGGCATCGACGATCTTCGCCATCGAATAGTCGTAAGAGGTAAGCATGGCGATCTTCTCGCCCCGCTGTTTCATTTCCGTCAGGCGGTAAGTCGTTACCGCGCGGACGGTGCTTTCTACTGACATTTTTTCAGATTTTAGGTTTTACAACGCGGCAAAGATAGCGCAAGGCGAGCGCAATGGCAAATTTATTTGGGCATTGCCGAGCCGCAGCCTATCTAAACCGGGGTTCATCCCCGGTAAAGTGCGCAAGGCGAGCGCAATGGCAAATTTATTTGGGCATTGCCGAGCCGCAGCCTATCTAAACCGGGATTCATCCCCGGTAAAGTGCGCAAGGCGAGCGCAATGGCAAATTTATTCGGGCATTGCCGGGGACAGATGTGCAAAATCCGAGGCGGCAGCGCCACAATCTGTCATCACCTCCGAAACCGGCATCTCTCGCCAAAACTTCTAAAACCCAGCTCTCAGCTGGGAAAAAATGGCCCATAAAACGACGCCTCCGGCGACCGAGACGTTGATCGAATGTTTGGTCCCGGCCTGCGGGATCTCGACAGCCCCGTCGCACATATCGACGGCCTCCTGGCCCACGCCATCGACCTCGTTGCCGAAGACCAGCGCATATTTCACCCCCTGCCGGGCACGGAAGGCGTCGAGCATCACGGCCCCTTCGACCTGCTCCACGGCGTATATCTCATACCCCTCGGCGCGCAGCTGCGCGAGGCACTCCGGGGTCGTCGCATAATGGCACCAGGGCACGGTCTGTTCGGCTCCCAGGGCCGTTTTGTGAATGTCGCGGGAGGGCGGCACGGCGGTAATGCCGCACAAGGCGATCCGCTCCACGGCGAAAGCGTCGCCCGTGCGGAAAAAAGCCCCGACATTCTGGGCCGAACGTACGTTGTCCAGCACTACCGTGACGGGCATTTTCTCCATCGCGGCGAACTCTTCGGCCGAGGGCCTGCCGAGCTCTTCGTTGGTGATTTTGCGCATAATGGCTTCGGAATGGTTGATTTCGGGGTCAAAAGTAAATAAAATTAAAATCTTTTCCCTACTTTTGTGACTCTATCAATCAGGAAACCGATG of the Alistipes senegalensis JC50 genome contains:
- the panB gene encoding 3-methyl-2-oxobutanoate hydroxymethyltransferase, which codes for MSVESTVRAVTTYRLTEMKQRGEKIAMLTSYDYSMAKIVDAAGVDVILVGDSAANVMAGYETTLPITLDMMIYHARSVVRAVSRALVVVDLPFGSYQGNSKVALDSAIRIMKETEADAIKIEGGEEILESVQRILSAGIPVMGHLGLTPQSIHKFGTYAVRAKEEAEAEKLVRDARLLSDAGCFGIVLEKIPAALADRVTKEISAPTIGIGAGGGCDGQVLVIHDMLGINKGFSPRFLRRYADLHSVMTDAVERYVRDVKECDFPNEKEQY
- a CDS encoding RNA methyltransferase, which translates into the protein MRKITNEELGRPSAEEFAAMEKMPVTVVLDNVRSAQNVGAFFRTGDAFAVERIALCGITAVPPSRDIHKTALGAEQTVPWCHYATTPECLAQLRAEGYEIYAVEQVEGAVMLDAFRARQGVKYALVFGNEVDGVGQEAVDMCDGAVEIPQAGTKHSINVSVAGGVVLWAIFSQLRAGF